From the Natrinema amylolyticum genome, the window GGTGTCGACCGTCAGCGCGTCGAGATCGAGGACCGCGTAGCCCGCTCGCGGATCTCCGTCTCGCGGCTGGCCGACGCTGCCGGGGTTGACGACGATCCCCTCCGCGAACTGCCGCGCGCCCTGATCGTGGGTGTGGCCGAGCACCAGCACGTCCTCATCGTCCAGCATCCGGGGCGAGAACTCCTCGGGATACGTGTACCGGGTGTACCGGTCCGGATCGTCCGGATGCCCGTGGACCAGCTTGACGCGGCCGTCGCACTCGAGTCGCTCTCCCGGGAGGTCGGCGAGCCACTCGAGTTGCTCGTCCGAGAGCTGCCGTTTGGCGTGGTCGACGCCCGCTTTGGCCATCCCGTTGAACCGGAAGGGAGCGTCCTCGACGACGGCGGCGTCGTGGTTTCCCATCACCGTCGGCACGTCCCGCGCTCGCAACTCGTCGACGCAGTCGCCGGGCCAGGGGTTGTAGCCGACGACATCCCCCGCACAGAGGATCTCGTCGACCGGCGGCATGTCCTCGAGGACGGCCTCGAGAGCGACCCGGTTCCCGTGGATGTCAGAAACGAGTCCGACCTTCATACCTGACAGTAACAGTCGCGGGGGTTTGTAGGTTGTCCGACCCGACGTCACGCGTCACGCGCCACGTGCGAGTGCCCCGCTCTGACGACGATGACCGCGACGACGCCGAGCATCCCGCCGAGCCCGAAGCTGCTCACTCGTGCGGCCGAGACGCCCAGCAGCGGGACGGCGCCCCAGATCCCGACCGCGAAGCCGGCGATGACGAGCGCTCGACCGGTGTATCCGACCTCTCGGAACCGCGCGCCGACTCGAGTCCCGACCGACGAGGCGGCGATCGGCCCCGAGGCGATCGCGAAGGCGACGAAGCCGGCGGCCGTCGCGCCCCACGTGGCTGTCTCGATGGTGGCGAGGTTCCAGATCGCCCACGTCGCGACTACTATCGAGAGTGCGAGATGCCATCGGTCCGGCGAGCCCTCGGGCGACCAGCGCGAGGACGTGTCCGCGGCCATGGTCGAACACTGTCGGCCGAGTGAATAAATATTCGCGTCGTCCGACGCGTCATCGCATCGATCGGGGAAGATTCAGACGGCATCGTCCGGTGACCCCCTCGGCTGCCGTCCTCAGTCTCCGTTTTCGATCGCCGTCTCGAACCCGTCGTCGGTCCGCGCCACGCCGGCCGCACAGACCGCGTGTTCGAACTCGAGGTCGTAGACCTCCCCCGCGGCCGCTTCGGCGCTGTCGGCCGCGAGATCGATCGCTTCGGGCGAGTCCTTCTCGTAGGTCGCGACCAGCGTCGGCTCGTCGACGGTCTCGACGAGCAGGGCGTCCTTGCGCACCGTCCCGATCAGGGCCTCGCCGTCCCCGCCGATCGTCGCCGCGATCCGCGGCGTGTCGTAGTCGTCTTTCTCGTAGTCCAGCGCCAGCAGACTCTCCGCCAGCGCGTCGCGGGCCGGATAGCCGAGCTCGAGTTTCTCCGCGATCGGATCGACGTGCGAGCCGTTGCCGAAGGCGGCCGTCTCGCCCGTCGGCGTCTCGACGACCCGCAGGCAGTTGTAGGAGACGTAGGGGTTGTCCGTTTCCGGGGCGTCCTCGGTGGGACCCACCGTGAGCGCCTCGTCTCGAGCGGTGATCTCTCGGTTCGGGAACGATCGCGAGGAGACGCGGTACGCTCCGACTTCGGGGCCGACGACGACGAATCGTCCGACGTACATACTCAGGGGTGTGCGAGAGAACGGAAAAGGGGTATCGGTTCGCGCTCGAGCGGCGGTATTCGCCGCCATCGCCCGAGCGTTTATATCGGATCGCGCGGCGAACGGCGGTGTGGCTACGGAGGACGATTGTCTCGAGGCGCTGCGAGCGGCCGCCGAGCGACTCGGCGAGTCGCCGACGAAGGCACAGTACGAGGAGTTGGGGCTGACGCCCGCCTCTGCGACGATCATTCGGACGTGTGGCGGGTGGAACGACGCGAAGGAGAAGGCGGGACTCGAGATATCGTACTCGAGGGGGTCTCGAGTCGGGCCGAAACCGGATGATGTCGAACTGCCCGAGGGGACATCCTGGGGGGAGCTTTCCGTCGACCAGCGGTGGCACTATAAAAATGCTGATTGGAATACCGAGCGCTCG encodes:
- a CDS encoding metallophosphoesterase family protein, coding for MKVGLVSDIHGNRVALEAVLEDMPPVDEILCAGDVVGYNPWPGDCVDELRARDVPTVMGNHDAAVVEDAPFRFNGMAKAGVDHAKRQLSDEQLEWLADLPGERLECDGRVKLVHGHPDDPDRYTRYTYPEEFSPRMLDDEDVLVLGHTHDQGARQFAEGIVVNPGSVGQPRDGDPRAGYAVLDLDALTVDTHRVEYDIDAVRNAVEDAGLPKRIGTRLARGQ
- a CDS encoding IMP cyclohydrolase, which produces MYVGRFVVVGPEVGAYRVSSRSFPNREITARDEALTVGPTEDAPETDNPYVSYNCLRVVETPTGETAAFGNGSHVDPIAEKLELGYPARDALAESLLALDYEKDDYDTPRIAATIGGDGEALIGTVRKDALLVETVDEPTLVATYEKDSPEAIDLAADSAEAAAGEVYDLEFEHAVCAAGVARTDDGFETAIENGD
- a CDS encoding homing endonuclease associated repeat-containing protein, which produces MATEDDCLEALRAAAERLGESPTKAQYEELGLTPASATIIRTCGGWNDAKEKAGLEISYSRGSRVGPKPDDVELPEGTSWGELSVDQRWHYKNADWNTERSLERRESHRAWANELQRARGGCDRCSEMNPVCLDFHHVNEDEKEMAVGKMIAFGYAKDRIRNEIEKCIVLCANCHRKEHYDPLSP